The Natrinema amylolyticum genome includes the window GGCGCTGACGGCCCGGTCGCAGTCGCTCGCGGCCGACGCCCAGTCCGCCGCCTCCTTCATCGACCCCGAACTCCAAGAACTGACCCGCGAGGAGTTCGACGCGATGATCGATGACGAGCCGACCCTCGAGACCTACGACCACTACGTCGACGACGTGCTCCGGATGAAACCGCACACGCGCTCAGCCGAGGTCGAAGAGCTGCTGGCCGACCTGAGCGAGGTGACGGGCGCGACGGGGGAAGTGTACAACATGCTCTCGAACGCGGACATGGCGTTCCCGACGGTCGAGGCACCCGAGGGCGACGAGGAGGACGCGATCGAGATCACCCAGAGCAACTTCACCAACCTGCTCAAGCGGCCCGACCGCGACTTTCGCCGGCGCGTCTACGAGGCCTACTTCGACGAGTGGGAGTCGGTCCGGAACACGGTCGCGGCCAGCTACAAGAACAGCGTCAAGGCCGACGTGAAGACCGCTCGAGCGCGTAACTACGATACCGCGCGCGAAGCGGCCCTCGACGGCCCGAACGTCCCCGTCGACGTCTACGACACGCTCGTCGATACCGTCCACGACAACATCGACAAGCTCCATCACCACGCGGAACTCAAGGAGCGGGCGCTTGGCGTCGACGACCTGCAGATGTGGGACGTCTACATGCCACTGACCGGCGACGAGGGCCCCGACCTCGAGTACGATCAGGCGACCGAACACGTCGTCGACGCGCTCGCGCCGCTGGGCGAGGAGTATCAGTCCCGCGTCGCAGAGGGACTCGACTCTCGCTGGGTCGACGTCTACGAGAACGAAGGCAAACAGTCCGGCGCGTACTCCGGCGGGACCTACGACACCCAGCCGTTCATCCTGCTGAACTACCAGAACGACATCTCCTCGATGTACACGCTGGCCCACGAGCTCGGCCACTCGATGCACTCCGAGCTCACCAAAGACGAACAGCCCTACATCTACTCGAATTACGAAATCTTCGTCGCCGAGGTCGCCAGCACGGTCAACGAGGCGCTGTTGACCAACCACCTCCTCGAGACCGTCGACGATCCCGAATTCCGGAAGCACGTCCTGAACGAGTTCCTCGAGCGCGTGCGATCGACGCTGTACCGCCAGACCCTCTTCGCGGAGTTCGAACACGAGGCTCACCGTCTCGAGGAAGCGGGCGAGCCGCTCACCGCCGACCGGCTGGACGAGCTCTACCGCGGCCTGAAAGCGGACTACTACGAGCCCGCCGTGATCGACGACCGCATCGCCCGCGAGTGGATGCGCATCCCCCACTTCTACCGGGCCTTCTACGTCTACCAGTACGCGACCGGCATCTCCGCCGCGCTCGCGATCGTCGACGACGTCCTCGAGAACGGCCAGTCCGCCGCCGACGACTACCTCGAGTTCCTCCGTCACGGCTCCCGTGAGTACCCGCTCGACCTCCTGCGGATCGCCGGCGTCGACATGAGCTCCTCGGGGCCGATCGACCGCGCGCTCGAGAGCTACGGCCAGCGCTTGGCGGAGTTCGAGTCGCTGCTCGACTGATCGAGTCCCCGTCGACCGTCGCCCTTTTAACGGTTCGCTCGCGGTCGTCGGCCGTCGCCGTTCGCCCCTGCGATTGCAGCGTGGGCAGTGATCCCATTCGACAGAAATCCCTCCGGGACCCAAAGGCACATTTACCATCGAAATCCTATCGGCGTACAACAGGATGTCTCGAAGCCCGTCTATTCCCGACCGACCTCACCGCGATATCGATTCAGAGCTCCCCGACGACGAGCGGCTCGAGGCGCTCCGCGGGCACTACGAGGATCTGGTCGACGTCAACGACCAGCTCTCCGATCAGCTCGACGACGCCGAGGACCGCCGCGAACGCCTCCGGGAGAAAGTCGATCGCGTCGAACGCGAAAACGAGACGCTCAAGAGCTCCTCGCTGTACATCGCCACCGTCGAGGATGTCCTTG containing:
- the pepF gene encoding oligoendopeptidase F, producing the protein MSSVSERSEVDTEYKWDLESIYATDDDWEDAYEAVSERVDELADYEGRTTEDAETLLEVLELRDEIMREVSTVAAYARMRRDEDTTNQQYQALTARSQSLAADAQSAASFIDPELQELTREEFDAMIDDEPTLETYDHYVDDVLRMKPHTRSAEVEELLADLSEVTGATGEVYNMLSNADMAFPTVEAPEGDEEDAIEITQSNFTNLLKRPDRDFRRRVYEAYFDEWESVRNTVAASYKNSVKADVKTARARNYDTAREAALDGPNVPVDVYDTLVDTVHDNIDKLHHHAELKERALGVDDLQMWDVYMPLTGDEGPDLEYDQATEHVVDALAPLGEEYQSRVAEGLDSRWVDVYENEGKQSGAYSGGTYDTQPFILLNYQNDISSMYTLAHELGHSMHSELTKDEQPYIYSNYEIFVAEVASTVNEALLTNHLLETVDDPEFRKHVLNEFLERVRSTLYRQTLFAEFEHEAHRLEEAGEPLTADRLDELYRGLKADYYEPAVIDDRIAREWMRIPHFYRAFYVYQYATGISAALAIVDDVLENGQSAADDYLEFLRHGSREYPLDLLRIAGVDMSSSGPIDRALESYGQRLAEFESLLD